A window of Gemmatimonadaceae bacterium genomic DNA:
GCCGGGGGCGGGTTCGCCGTGTGGTGCATGGCTTGGCGCCGGCGCGGCGAGGAATGGTGCGGTGCGCGGCGTCCGATGGTGCGATGATCAGGCATGCCGTCTTCCTCGCCGACGTTGCTCGCGCTGGTCCGCGACCGCGCGCTGGTGCGCCGGTTCAGCGCCCGCACGGTGCAGGCGTACAGCCGCTGGGTCGTGGCGTACGTGCGGTACCACGGCGTGCGACATCCCCGGGAGCTGGGGGTGGACGCCGTGCGCGAGTTCCTGACGCACCTGGCGCGGGACCGGCAGGTGGCGGCGTCGACGCAGAACCAGGCGCTGGCGGCGCTGCAGTTCCTCTACCGCGACGTGCTCGGTGCGCCGTTGCCGGTGGTGTCCGGCGTGGCGCCGGCGAGGAAGCCGGCGGTGCTGCCGGCTGTGCTGTCGCGCGGTGAGGTGCAGCAGCTGTTGTCGGCGATGGACGGTGTGCCGCAACTGATGGCGATGCTGCTGTACGGATCGGGGTTGCGGCTGCAGGAGTGCTGCACGTTGCGGCTGAAGGACGTGAACGTGGACCGGGGCGAGATCCGTGTGCGCCGCGGGAAGGGCGGGCGCGACCGGGTGACGATGCTGCCGGGGGCGGTGCGCGACCGGGTCATGTCGCAGGTCGCCGCGGTGCGGCGGCTGGTGTTGTGGCGCAGCAGCCGAGGGGGCGGATACATCGAGTTGCCGGGCGCCCTGGCGAAGAAGTCGCCGCACGCCGTGCGGGGGTGGAGCTGGTGCTGGCTGTTTCCGGCGCGGGCGGAGTACCGGCATGCGGCGTCAGGGCAGCTCCGAACACACCACGTGCACCCCTCGGTGCTGCAGAAGGCGGTGCGATCGGCGGCGCAGCGGGCCGGATTGGTGTCGCGCGTCAGTTGTCACACGCTGCGGCATTCGTTCGCCACGCACCTGTTGGAGTCCGGCTATGACATCCGGACGGTGCAGGAGCTGCTGGGGCACCGGGACGTCTCGACGACGATGTTGTACACCCACGTGTTGAACCGGGGTGGCCTGGGTGTGCGCAGTCCGCTGGACGGTGGTGGC
This region includes:
- a CDS encoding integron integrase — its product is MPSSSPTLLALVRDRALVRRFSARTVQAYSRWVVAYVRYHGVRHPRELGVDAVREFLTHLARDRQVAASTQNQALAALQFLYRDVLGAPLPVVSGVAPARKPAVLPAVLSRGEVQQLLSAMDGVPQLMAMLLYGSGLRLQECCTLRLKDVNVDRGEIRVRRGKGGRDRVTMLPGAVRDRVMSQVAAVRRLVLWRSSRGGGYIELPGALAKKSPHAVRGWSWCWLFPARAEYRHAASGQLRTHHVHPSVLQKAVRSAAQRAGLVSRVSCHTLRHSFATHLLESGYDIRTVQELLGHRDVSTTMLYTHVLNRGGLGVRSPLDGGGGGGPPMWRGSPGGGSG